The Primulina huaijiensis isolate GDHJ02 chromosome 12, ASM1229523v2, whole genome shotgun sequence genome has a window encoding:
- the LOC140989647 gene encoding RNA-binding protein 1-like produces MADAYWRYTGDRQQSATLASQLAKRPRFDHEIPSGLGISSYFPRVDERGGQHIVRDTDSINASYDRYLRSAQISHGGESGRSVSVGLGGLQHLDDPRTSPMGGSDPVVVANDLSMGLGGRSKIPLPPDASGTLFVEGLPANCTRREVAHIFRPFVGYKEVRLVNKGSRHSGGDPLVLCFVDFQSPAHAATAMDALKGYLFDELDRDSGYLRLQFARHPGARSGGGYRGRR; encoded by the exons ATGGCGGACGCTTACTGGAGATACACCGGCGACAGGCAGCAATCTGCAACGCTTGCCTCTCAGTTGGCAAAGCGGCCTCGCTTCGACCAtg AGATTCCCAGTGGCCTTGGCATATCAAGCTACTTTCCACGTGTAGATGAAAGGGGTGGACAACATATTGTTAGAGATACCGACTCCATAAATGCATCATATGATCGCTACCTCCGCAGTGCG CAAATTTCACATGGCGGTGAATCAGGAAGATCGGTGAGTGTTGGACTTGGTGGACTTCAGCATCTTGATGATCCACGAACTTCACCGATGGGGGGTTCAGACCCAGTAGTAGTTGCAAATGACCTGTCTATGGGACTTGGAGGGCGGTCAAAAATTCCTCTCCCACCAGATGCTAGTGGCACCCTCTTCGTGGAGGGTTTGCCTGCAAATTGTACTCGCCGCGAAGTGGCTC ATATATTTCGCCCTTTTGTCGGCTATAAGGAAGTAAGGCTTGTGAATAAAGGATCAAGACAT tCTGGGGGTGACCCTCTGGTgctttgttttgttgattttcaaAGTCCAGCCCATGCAGCCACAGCAATGGATGCTCTAAAAG GTTACCTATTTGACGAGCTCGACCGCGACTCAGGTTACTTAAGGCTACAATTCGCTCGTCATCCCGGTGCGAGGTCAGGGGGTGGGTATCGTGGAAGACGTTGA